attcttttattgctccgagggccgtagagaggttgggattaatggtctctgggttagagtgtcctctctgggtcagtggacccaagtgtgatccatcagtggcagagtcagtctgtcagtgtagtccagtttttgttgaggggagatgcatgtccgccgaccttgtggttctagagttgacagattttgacgtcattctagggatggactggttatctacccatggcgctaccttggactgcagggacaaggtagtcaggttcggaggtcaggatggatcagaagtcatcttcagaggagacaggaggggtactcctagaggtttgatctcatctcttcaggctcgtaggttgcttaggaggggatgtcaggggtatttggctcatgtgagagagctagacagtcagattagagagcccgccgcagtgccagtggtcaatgagtttttagatgtgttcctagacgagttgccaggtttaccacctgttagggagatagagttcgagattgaattgatgcctagaactagaccgatctctatccctccctacaggatggccccagccgagttaaaggaattgaaagaacagttgcaagaattggtagacaagggcttcatccgaccgagtacctcaccttggggtgctccagtgctgtttgtaagaaagaaggatggatcccttagactttgtatcgactacaggcagttgaacaaagtcactaccaagaataagtacccattgccaaggatcgacgatctattcgaccagctagcaggagcgggttgtctctccaaaatagatctgagatctgggtatcatcagttgaggatcagagaagaggatgtgccaaagacagctttcaggaccagatatgggcactatgagttccttgtgatgccgtttgggctgaccaacgcccctgcagcattcatggacctcatgaacagagtgtttagacagtacctggatcactttgttattgtcttcatagatgatatcttagtgtattccaggaatgcagaggagcatgcccatcatctgaggatagttctgcagaccttgagggagcatggcttgtatgccaagttctccaagtgtgagttctggttgaggagcatctggttcttggggcatatagtgtcagaaaacggaattgaagtagaccccaagaagatagaggctgtgactaactggcctagacccacctcagtgatagagattagaagtttcttgggtttggctggttattacaggaggttcgttcaggacttctcaaagattgcagctcctctaaccagattgaccagaaagaaccagaggttcgtatggaccgatcagtgtgaagaaagttttgaggagctcaagaagaggttaacttcagcaccagtgttagctctgccgactagtaatgatgacttcacagtgttctgtgatgcatccagagtaggcttgggttgtgtgttgatgcagaatgacagggtgatcgcttacgcctctagacaactgaagaggcatgagttgaattaccccacacacgatcttgagatggcagcagtcatctttgcactcaagatgtggaggcactacctctatggggtgaaatgtgagatctttacagatcataagagcctgcagcacatcttgagccagagagaactgaatttgagacagaggaggtgggtagagttgctgagtgactatgattgcaagattcagtaccatccgggtaaggcgaatgttgtggcagacgccctaagccggaagtcactaggcagtttatcccacatcacggcagagaggagaccagtggtgaaggagttttacaagctcatgaatgaaggtctacagttagagttgtctggtacaggtgctttgattgcacagatgagagtgacacccgtgtttctggagcaggtggctcagaaacagcatgaggacccagagttagtgaagattgccaggactgttcagtcaggcaaagatagtgagttcagatttgacagtaaggggatcctccgctatgggaacagattatgtgtaccagatgacatagggcttaagggagacattatgagagaggctcataatgcaagatacaacgttcaccctggagccaccaaaatgtatcaggatctgaaaagagtatattggtggccagctatgaagagggaagtggcacagtttgtatcagcctgcgaggtatgtcagagggtgaagctggaacatcagaagccggctggaatgcttaacccgctacctattccagaatggaaatgggaaaatatagctatggatttcgtagtggggctaccggcggcgtccaacagattagactccatatgggtgattgtggacagacttactaaatctgctcacttcattccagttaggagcaactactctgtggataagttagcgcaggtgtatgttgatgagattgtcagactgcatggggtcccggtatctatagtgtcagatagagggccccagttcacctccaggttttggcggagtctgcagagtgctatgggtaccagattggatttcagtactgccttccatccccagaccgatggacagtcagaaaggaccatccagacaatagaagatatgctcagaatgtgtgtgctggattttggcggttcttggaggcagcatctacctttggtggagtttgcctacaataacagccatcatgctagcatcgggatggctccatatgaagctttgtatgggaggaagtgcagatcacccgtctgttgggaggaagtaggagagaaggccttggcagggcctgagttagtagagatcaccagcagggtggtacccatcatcagagagagaatcaagactgctacaagcaggcagaagagttatgcagacctccacaggaaacaggtagacttTCAgaagggggatctagtattgctcaaggtgtctccaatgaaaggggtggttcggtttggtaaaaagggtaagctagctccacggtacatcggaccctttgaagtcttgcaaaagattgggagtgtatcgtacaagctggacttgcctgcatctatggaaagaatccatccggttttccatgtttccatgttaagaaagtacgtgtcagatccgagcaaggttcttagtgagcctgatgtagagatccaagaggatctcacctatgtagaacagccaatacggatcatagacactcagatcagaaagttgagaaacaaggaaatcccaatggtgaaagtcctttggaaccaccacaatattgaagagtgtacctgggagacacgggagtccatgctccaacagtatccccatctcttttagaggttagtatctatgtgttctatgtgtttagtatgtatgttatgttttatgttatgcatgtactagttgaggaacattcggggacgaatgttcttaagggggggagaatgtaatacccggctagactccggtatcggaattcctaccgtccggtggaatctcggatgtcggagacctctagaagggtagaatcatgttttataaaaatgttttaatgtgttttatgatttttaagtattaaataaaatgagtttttgcatgaaaagtcttaggaggaaaacccaggttcggccgcagaaagccaagttcggccgccgaacatgcatgcgttttggaggcacgttaggcccccgaaagcatgagttaggaaagtccaggttcggccgccgaaagtaaagttcggccgccgaacattgcatggatgcggaggcacattcggcccccgaacgtggtctggccagccacctataaaaggggcacttagccgaaatgggcgagctttctcccattttcggccacagtgagcttctgaccttccctttgcaaatcttgtgttcttcctccaaatctcttccatttttcttgagttctaaactcacattgcaagttttgagcatttaaaaccaagttttggagctttgggaactcaggagctcattttcttggatctccaagtttaggtcgtctctctctcgatcttcaagaggtaagagccgatcttaagctccttatgtgttttaaataagttttatgcaagatctatgggtagaaatgcatgttagggtatatgttgagtttatgggtttgatgctttgatgaacaatgtagcttgtttatgcgttgttggaagtgttgtagatggggtatatgatagtttgagacccctaggtgtaatgtatgtgaagtatgcatgttgtagagcaagattatgcatgattagaggttttgggagacaagaggttcgtttgaaccaagtttctgccctttggcagaaaccaggttcggcagccgaagggagtttcggccgccgaaccccctttgtggaggcagcattcggctgccgaagttgcccccgaaaagagactttcgtctctgtctgggactttcggccgccgaaggtgccgccgaaagtgccctgttcagccgtttcttgcatgtttttatgtgatgttttcctgatgttttagggggtttttggggagtttattagagttatgtttatgtatgtttggtccctcattggagtccacttgtgtaggttcggacccgagaaaccgaggacctcagcagtgagatagctgcttcagagtctgtagagcttcagccagaggtgagtagaataaactcttaagtttttaaataaatgaaatataactttttggagcatgttcatgcatcatatatgccatgtgatattttaggttgtttgcattagtattcacgaatatgttgcattgcataatatgatgtggatgcggattggctattggatgatcctctagtcctcctatggtatgatatgatgatgatacggtatggattgccagtgaggcccattctacgcccctggcatattggaatgttatgttatgttatgtatgtaagagaaagaccagtgaggcccattctacgctcctggcacgattggactatgttgaggactataggtgacaataccatccttatgtgatatgtttgtgatgtgttgcatttcatggaagcatgaaatatttaatatatgttttctctattctgctcactgggctttatagctcacccctctctcctaaccccagatgtgcaggtgcagggtagatcaggaggttagccagagtatggaagatatgtttatgtaatagttagattatggacatgacaattgtattatgatgtaatgtaaaagtgttttaagttatgttatgtaatttgaatattgaggatagagttgtgcttgaccaatacagattgttaatcccacttgtatgtacatggtctttatgatatgagatatgaggttatgtttcagccaagcttatgtatgatgagataccccattggagcattttgatgagggctccagtggaggtttatgttatgtttatgtttatgtacaggttaagcttggttgttatatgagaatgtttacaggtttatgagtattgttgatcatgtatgggattaaataggattacaggttatgtcaggcttgctacggttcccggcggccttatgccgatctggatcctagcgccggtagcggtccggatttccgggctgttacactaacccagagatcatcaaccccaacctctcaacggctctcggagcaataaaagaatgagatgcaccagggtccatcaaggcatacacatctgaacaaccaatgactaagttacctgccaccacggtgttagatgcatctgcctcctgctgtgtcatcgtgaagatccgtgctggagctgatggaccttcacctctgaaacccgctgaagaagaggctgcccctctccctctacctctgccactggcctgagtcgtggctggagctactggctgcgctacactacctgaagctgtctgctgggactgtgccatcggggctgctcttggacattctcgagaaatatgcccctcctgaccacatctgtaacaggctgtcgtcccaaaccgacatactcccctgtgtggcttaccacaccttgcacaaactgcattatccgcaccagagcttgagccacctccaaatcccagactggacttaaccttgttccagaacttgttcttcttcgacttcctagggcctctgtcccactttttactacctgaagctgctgcactcagagaagaagagcctggggtcttagaaccagaaggttgtgccactgactgcttgactttcccctcgatgatagcactagcctccattctcctagccatatccactatggcatggaagctctccctatctgcggactggatcaaggaggaatatctggagtggagtttcatgatatacctccttgactttttctggtctgagttAAGATTTTGCCctacaaacggcaacagctccaagaatctgtcggtgtactcctctacactcatttcctctgtctgccttaactgttcaaactcaatcatcttcaattctcttgagctgtcaggaaaagcccatcctgcaaattcatttgcaaactccttccatgataggctgtccaacctcgggctcacatagttcttaaaccactcacgggcctttttgcattttaatgtgaacccagccatctgaatggctctactgtcatttgcccctatctcatctgtaattgttttgaccctctcaaggtacacaaacgggtcatcaccggtttcaaactggggagcacccagcttcatgtagtcggtcatcttgaccttgctcccaccagatgagctaggcttaggcatatgggttgctggaactgtgggttctgctgatggtggaggaggtgcaacattttctgaggtagggtttgctggatttggatagtaaggtggggatggatacattgggtattgtgaatatggtgggtagtagggtgggtatggcatgtgtgtgggataaggggtaaagctagggtaatccgatgtacctcccatcgaatacccgggattttgtgagaagtgtgggtagtggggtggctgaacaaatcccgaggcctgagtgcctccttgggactctcccattccctcttctgacatgctaactcctagattgccatccctcctctgctctacatccatatcatcccccatgtcttctgacattcctccctgaactgttcccctcactgatctgctcctacccaaatccagagaccttctagggtcccttactgctctttctctgttagacctactagacatttcCCTAGGCAAtatgggaggacgggcgctcatgccctcatcctcaggtggcactccagtcaatcgtgcagatcgacgagttcctttcatcctgttttctgaaaaacagcacaaaacacataaacattagcatcatatggttcatgtgggaacacatgaacccgcatcacatacatcacataacaatcataacattaatgcacatgcatattatcatggcatttcacatcattatacaagataggactccacatcctatcctagtggacatgatctttcctattgtgcttgaccttctataacatctatgagcccgacactctaggtccgatcatatgaacctagggctctgataccattctgtaacgacccgaaaatcggaccgctaccggcgctaggatccaagtcagcttaaggccgccgagacccgtagcaagcctgacataccacctgtaaacctgtttaatcccatacatgatcaagaacatacaaaaaaattaaaacttttccttacattcatacaccaaactcaacctgtgcatgcactatacataatcataatcataaccatgacccctctgtgggatctcatcaatgccccagtgggcggtacaacatatgttgagttggttagcataaacatctaagatcatgtattaaaagggataccttacacatagagtcaagcacaatctctaatcctcaatatcattattacatgacatgactacataagacattacattacaatttcatcatgtccacacgctatctattacaaacacatgacttcattactcttgcggacctcctggtctaccctgtacctgcaaacctgggggttaaggggaaaaggggtgagctacaagagcccagtgagcagaataataaaacgtttatattaaaagttcatggaatgcgtcacatcacaactaatcatatcaaggatgaacttgtcaccatttagccctctatatattccaatcatgccaggggcgtagtgcaggccacacctggtctttctcttatacataacataacatatataaccaatggtgccgggggcgtagtgcaggccacatccggtctttctcttacatagtgccaggggcgtagtgcaggccacacctggacttccataccatatcatcacgtcataacatatgagggctaatggatcattcaacattcatcaacatcaacaacatattatgcaatgcaacatattcgtgatttctaatgcaaacaacctaaaatatcacatgacatccgtgatgcatgaacatgctcaaaactgatttatttacatgaaacataaggagttattctactcacctctggctagctctgacactgactgaagcagttgactcactgctgaggtcctcggttcctcgggtccgaacctacacaggtggactcaaatgagggaccaacataccataacatgactctgaaaacatcccccaaaaaccctctaaaacaccttaaaacatccatgcaaaaacatgcaaagaaagcctggacagggcactttcggcggcaggttcggcggccgaaagtccctctagagccgaaagtcaggcaggttcggcggcaccttcggctgtcgaaactcccagacagagacgaaactcatgcatgttcggcggcactttcggcggctgaaactaccctccagagacgaaagtcctctttcgggggcaggcttcggcagccgaaaggctggcctcccaggcaggttcggcggccgaaagtccttcggctgccgaacctggtttctgccaaagggcagaaacttggttcctcatgcatatTGCCttccaaaaccatccaaacatgcatttttttctatctacaacatacatactcaagcatacaagctcctaggggcatcaaactatcttaaaccccatctacaacacatcaaatatCCACATTGTctaaaaaacataacataaacccataaacctaaccatgagctaaacatgcattctacttaaaacttacttaaaacatgccataagctcaagatcggcccttacctcttgaagatcgagaggagaacgaccctagcttgaaaaatgggagagagagagttccttgaacctccaagctccaaaacttgctcaaaagctcacaatcttcaaaacaagagtaaaactaatgaaaatcgaggaagatttgaaggaaggaactcaaaaccggcgagggatggcggagagctcaccttggccgaaaatggggagaaaagctcacccatttcggctaagggacccctttataggtggctggccaggccacgttcgggagccgaaagtgcctccgcatgcatgccttgttcggcggctgaacataaggttcggcggccgaatctggacttccctcacttatgctttcgggggcctaaggcacacccgaagcgcatgcatgttcggcggccgaacttgaggttcggcgaccgaacctgagttttcctccaaggttattttcatgcaaaaactcatttcctttttacttaaaatcatgaaatacattaaaacattttaagaaaacatgtttctaccgtactagaggcttccgacatccgagattccaccggacggtaggaatttctataccggagtctaaccgggtattacaccatgaTCGTAAATACAACGGAGATTTAATACATAATATTCTTTAACAGTAACTTCCCATGAAGTCTCGCCCAGTAggttgagagggcgagtctcGATGAAGAATTGAGACCCGAAACGTTCGAATCTTCTTTTTTCTCAGTGGGACCTAGTATCATCTTATAAGACTCTTGTTACGTGACACTGTCTTCAAGCGCGTGCATGGCCTGCTTTAGGAGATTATTATGTTACATCACTTTCTATTGGGTGTTGAATATCCTTTAATATATTCTCCTAGTGAGCCtatagtttaatttaaattatttgatttgttATCAGCTATAATAGAAGATTCATGATTTCAATCAACAAAGGAGAATATCCATTTTACATCGACAATGAGACAACACAATTAATTGACTATAACAAAGCACAATTCAAGTGTGAAGTGGCAATAAGATCACACGATATTTCAAGTGACTTAAAACTTGTGTTGGACGACAGATTCATTCATGGGCAACCACAACCACCTTCTTTCCTTGATTACAACCAGCAAAGAGCCCAATCAAGGCTGCTGGCCCACTTTCTAGCCCTTCATCTTTGTCTTCCACATATACAATCTTCCCTTGGCGAATTCTAGGCAGGATCATTTCCAAGTATTTTGGGTAGAGGTGATAGTGATCAAAAACCATAAATCCTTCCATTCTGATGCGTTTCAGAATAATATTTGATAAGTAATGCACTCCTTCAGGTTGGTCTAGGTTGTACTGTGAGATCATACCACACACAGCAATGCGTCCTCGGAGTCTCATGTTGAGTAGCACTGCGTCAAGCATCTTTCCACCAACGTTTTCAAAGTAAATATCAATGCCTTCCGGAAAGTACCTGCAATAACATTAGCATTAATAAAATGTCGTAACCGCGTTTTGTGTTTGAGAGTTTTTCTttgtcttctttcttttcttaatttCTCTGTGCATActtgtataaatattttattttcagtttattgcGATTTTTGAGGAATACACTATAAAGTTAGAGTTTTGAGACTTGTAAAAGGTTGTACATTGCTTTTTTTTATCATGATGGAATATTTATCTGTGTTATTTATAGAGTAGGCTTTACGATTAAACCATGTAATCTTGGGtccattttcctttttctttcttataTTATGATTGTGTAAGTATATGCTTATCTAGGTCTGTGTGCCTGTTATATTGGAAGATAGACAATAATTCAGATCATTGTACCATAGCCAACCCTTATTTTTCTTAAGCTTTAGCAATCTTTTCTTGCAAGGCTTATAGGCTAATATTAATAAAGCTTCACATTGACGTTACATATTTCTacctttgaaatttttatttacatcCAGTCCATTGACCTGAGTTAATAGTGAATCAAGTTTAATACTTTAAATATCTGGCATATGCCATAAACTTCAATTCTAACATCTAGAACTAACCTTTGTAAAGCTGCATTTAGGTCCTGCTCTTCTTTGTAATTGAAAGCTTCATCGAATCCAAGCTTATTTTTCAACAAATCAACCTTATGTTGGTGCAGTGATGAAAACAAATTGggaaaacagaaaaagaagCAGCTGATGGTCAGTTAGCTTATATATCATATCAATGAGAACACTCAACATCAGATACTCGAAACTATCCAGAAAACTTCTAACGGGTTTTAGCTTATTGGTACTGGAGTCACTTTCAGGGCCAAGTTTTCTCACGTTCGGATACCAATCGAAGCCAATTGCATAAAAGAAAAGCAGCTATCAAAAAACGTACAGCTTAGCAAAAAGTCCAGAATAGACAGTAGGAATAGTCAGGAAGCATGAGACTCACTTTCTCTTTACTTCCAGCACTTCCAACAACATAGCAACCTGAAAGCTTTGCAAATTGACCAACAAGCTGACCTACTGCACCAGAAGCTGCTGAAACAAAGACATACTCCCCTTTCTTTGGAGAGCAAATCTCATAAAACCCTGCATAAGCAGAAACACCAGGCATACCTACAAAATACAAACTTCAAAAGTAATATCCTAGGAAATTTTAATTACAAGGTACATAATTAGGAATATGATAAACAAAAAAATGAGTACCTAGAATCCCAGTGTAATAGGAAAGTGGCACATCTTTGTCTTGAATTTTGAAGAAAGTCTCAGTTGCTGTAATGAAACTGTATTCTTCCCAACCAGTCATTCCCCATATCAAGTCTCCTTTCTTGAAATTTGGATGCTCAGATTCTATAACTTTAGCAACTCCATATCCACTTATAGGCTGCCAAGTTGAATTAAAGAAACATCTTAATTAAACTTGTTTACTTCAGCTCCATCTCTTACCCTcactttgaaattaaatttttttttaagaattcaattgaattgatttttttttctaataattatattatttagaatgaaaaaattttattcttttttatttaaataaatttcattttaaagtcttgaaaaattcaattgaattttccATTCTATGCGtgcaattgaaataaaaattataatttaactttagaaattcaattttacaaaaTTGATTATAACTAAAACTAACTCTTACCAAATTTGATAGAAATTGAAATTAATCCCagcaaaaaatttatataacaaCATTTTTGGAATTAGAATGtccttattaaaaaaatctttttgcaatcataatctacttgtattattaattaaataactcaAAGTACTATTAATTAATAGAAGCCACTTGTATAGTTACTATTAACATGTCTAGACGATTACAGtagatattttacttttttcccTAACTttgttatatttaaatttattatttacttagtAATTTTAAGATGCAAgtgaatatattttatgattattaatatattgttaatgtGTTCATAATGTGTTAGagcataaaattataattttttattttacgcTTGAGAATAGTTTAAGAAATTAGAGTAAATAAATTCTGATTATGAAATTAAACCAAAtatcaattatatttaatttagttgaattctatatataaaattgCATTAAACTAAAagagaattattaaaaaaaatctgaaatttAATCGAATTTCACAAAATTTCATAAAAGGAAATTGAATTATACAATATATAAGTTCACCGATATCCTTTTAAAATTACCATTAGTTTGAAGGATGATTAAAAAAACCAAAAGAAGATGAGTCGAACCCTCGATCACTTTATTTCAATTTATCTTATAATCATCATAAcccaagaaaaataaaattcttggaaagaaaaagttagaaaCTTTCTAAGAGGTAGAAACTAAAAAGACTGGAAAGCgaaaaaaggaaattaaaatGGATAATTATATATTACCGAACCAAGCAGGAAGGAATGAACGTAGTCTTGTTTGAGTTGAAGGTTTTTCATGCGGGTAATCATGTAAGGATCGCAAGACAAGTAAAGATTCTTGACAAGAATTCCGTTACAACCTTGTGGGATCTTAAGGTTTATGCTACTAATTCTCACTTGCAGGTTCGATTCTTTAGGTGAACCACTCACGTACTCCTTCAATATCACCTGCTTATTGCTCACCACTTCATCACCTCCATTTGCCATTGTTTCTTTCTTATCGTTTTCCCTCTGCTACAGAATGAACTTAGAGAAATTTTAACAGA
The sequence above is a segment of the Manihot esculenta cultivar AM560-2 chromosome 5, M.esculenta_v8, whole genome shotgun sequence genome. Coding sequences within it:
- the LOC110615096 gene encoding 2-alkenal reductase (NADP(+)-dependent), which translates into the protein MANGGDEVVSNKQVILKEYVSGSPKESNLQVRISSINLKIPQGCNGILVKNLYLSCDPYMITRMKNLQLKQDYVHSFLLGSPISGYGVAKVIESEHPNFKKGDLIWGMTGWEEYSFITATETFFKIQDKDVPLSYYTGILGMPGVSAYAGFYEICSPKKGEYVFVSAASGAVGQLVGQFAKLSGCYVVGSAGSKEKVDLLKNKLGFDEAFNYKEEQDLNAALQRYFPEGIDIYFENVGGKMLDAVLLNMRLRGRIAVCGMISQYNLDQPEGVHYLSNIILKRIRMEGFMVFDHYHLYPKYLEMILPRIRQGKIVYVEDKDEGLESGPAALIGLFAGCNQGKKVVVVAHE